The sequence below is a genomic window from Halarchaeum grantii.
GTATTCTTCTTGAAACAACCCCCCACTCCTCAGCAGTTTCTCGCGCTCGACGGGTCGCCCATCGCTTCGATGGGCTGCACCTCCTCCGACGGGCTCCTCTCCTCACTGGGCCTTTGTTTCCGATTGGCACCCACACGTCTCCCCGGTCGTCCGCATCGACGTGCCACCACGTTGACCGCTACGTCGAGCGCCGCAAGCCGTCTCGCCGTCGTGTCGTCCCCGCGCGGCCGCTCGTATCCCCCGTCGCCCGAGGGGCGTACCGCGCTTCCGGTGAAATGGAACCCCGGCTTCGTGACCCCTCCCATGCCTCTCTGACCTATTTCACCGGAAACCCGGTGTGTGTGTCTCGGAAACGCTCAAGTATATTCACCGGAAACACGGTGTCACCGAATGCCCGACACCGACGACCTCTTCATTCGCGAGGACCCCGTCTTCACTAACAAGGAGCTCCTCGAAATCAACCACCTCCCCGACGAGGGGCGCATTGTCGGCCGCGACGAGGAAATCCGCCAGCTCGCCAATGCCGTCAATCCCGCCATTTTCGGTCAGAGCCCGAGCAACATTCTCATCTACGGCAAGACGGGCACCGGGAAGTCGCTCTGCGCCAAACACGTCTCACAGCGCCTCGTCGAAACGGCCGGTGAGGAAGACATCGACGCCGTCTACGCCTATGTTGACTGCGCACAGGACTCCACGGAGACGCAGGCTGTCCAGACGCTCGCCAGCAGCGTCAACGACCGCGCGCGCACCGACGCGAAGATTCCCGACAAGGGCATCAGCACCGCGACGTACTACAAGCGCCTCTGGCGCATTCTCGACGCCCGCCACGACATCGTCCTCGTCATCCTCGACGAGATCGACAAACTCGAGGACGACGACATCCTCATGCAGCTCTCGCGCGCCGGTGAAGCCGGGAAGATCACCGACTGCAAGGTCGGCGTCATCGGCATCAGCAACAAGATCAAGTACAAGGACCGGATGGATGAACGCGTCAAATCGAGCCTCTGCGAGCGCGAGTTCGTCTTCCCGCCGTACGACGCCGACCAACTGAGCAGCATCATGCGCGCCCGCGCTGATGCGTTCCGTGACGGCGTCCTCGACGACGCCGTGATTCCGCGCGCCGCTGCCCTCGCTGCGCGCGAGCACGGCGACGCACGCAAGGCCATCGACATCCTCCGGTACGCGGGCGAGATCGCTCAGTCGAGCGGCTCCGAGGCCGTCGAGGAGCGCTTCGTCGTCGACGCCCGCGAGCGTGCCGAAACCGACCGGTTCCGCGAGCTCATTCGCGGGTCGACGCCGCACTCCCGCTACGTCCTCCACGCCCTCGTCGTGCTCGCGCTCGACGACGACACCGACGACGACGGCTTTCGCACGACGCGGATCTACGACGTCTATGAGCAAATCTGCCGGCAGGAGGGCCTCGACGCCCTCTCGCTTCGTCGCGTGCGCGACCTCCTGAAGGAGCACGCGTTCCTCGATATCGTCGAGCAGTCCCGACACAGCGGCGGGAGCGCCGAAGGCACCTACACGAACCACACGCTCCTCGAGGACCCGACCGTCATCCGCGAAGTACTCACGGAGAC
It includes:
- a CDS encoding Cdc6/Cdc18 family protein, with translation MPDTDDLFIREDPVFTNKELLEINHLPDEGRIVGRDEEIRQLANAVNPAIFGQSPSNILIYGKTGTGKSLCAKHVSQRLVETAGEEDIDAVYAYVDCAQDSTETQAVQTLASSVNDRARTDAKIPDKGISTATYYKRLWRILDARHDIVLVILDEIDKLEDDDILMQLSRAGEAGKITDCKVGVIGISNKIKYKDRMDERVKSSLCEREFVFPPYDADQLSSIMRARADAFRDGVLDDAVIPRAAALAAREHGDARKAIDILRYAGEIAQSSGSEAVEERFVVDARERAETDRFRELIRGSTPHSRYVLHALVVLALDDDTDDDGFRTTRIYDVYEQICRQEGLDALSLRRVRDLLKEHAFLDIVEQSRHSGGSAEGTYTNHTLLEDPTVIREVLTETATPKGA